One stretch of Emys orbicularis isolate rEmyOrb1 chromosome 7, rEmyOrb1.hap1, whole genome shotgun sequence DNA includes these proteins:
- the TAF5 gene encoding transcription initiation factor TFIID subunit 5 isoform X2 translates to MAALPEEPAEVVVKPDPDGGVPPQPPPAPPPAAPPTTAPVEGEAAGAPGSGGEAAPPKPAPPGPAASPAPTDRQTLLAVLQFLRRNNLHESEDILRREARLLGEEVAAAALSPAGPGAQGTPGGETDATGGEALLSRVAAASGAAGGGVAAGASATPGGGAAVVAAPPGKVGGGVPVEDQPDVSAVLSAYKQQGDPALYEEYYSGLKHFIECALDCHRAELSQLFYPLFVHMYLELVYNQHENEAKSFFEKFHGDQECYYQDDLRVLSSLTKKEHMKGNETMLDFRTSKFVLRISRDSYQLLKRHLQEKQNNQIWNIVQEHLYIDIFDGMPRSKQQIDAMVGSLAGEAKREANKAKVFFGLLKEPEIEVPLDDEDEEGENEEGKPKKKKPKRESMGSKSKKQDPNAPPQTRIPLPELKDSDKLDKIMNMKEATKRVRLGAECLPSICFYTFLNAYQGLTAADVTDDSSMIVGGFADSTVRVWSVTPKKLRSVKSAADLSLIDKESDDVLERIMDEKTASELKILYGHSGPVYGTSFSPDSLWATDHYQPLRIFAGHLADVTCTRFHPNSNYIATGSADRTVRLWDVLNGNCVRIFTGHKGPIHSLAFSPNGRFLATGATDGRVLLWDIGHGLMVGELKGHTDTVYALRFSRDGEILASGSMDNTVRLWDAVKVFEDLETDDFTTATGHINLPENSQDLLLGTYMSKSTPVIHLHFTRRNLLLASGAYSPQ, encoded by the exons ATGGCGGCTCTACCTGAGGAGCCGGCTGAAGTGGTGGTGAAGCCGGACCCGGACGGGGGTGTCCCGCCGCAGCCCCCTCCGGCTCCCCCGCCCGCCGCTCCCCCCACCACGGCGCCGGTGGAGGGGGAGGCGGCGGGGGCCCCGGGGAGCGGAGGGGAGGCCGCTCCCCCCAAGCCGGCCCCCCCGGGTCCGgccgcctcccccgcccccacggaCCGGCAGACCCTCCTGGCCGTGCTCCAGTTCCTGCGTCGCAACAACCTCCACGAGTCCGAGGACATCCTGCGCCGGGAGGCccggctgctgggggaggaggtggccgCGGCTGCCCTCAGCCCCGCGGGACCCGGCGCCCAGGGGACCCCGGGTGGGGAGACAGACGCCACCGGGGGCGAGGCGCTGCTCAGCCGGGTCGCCGCCGCCTCTGGAGCGGCCGGAGGGGGCGTCGCTGCTGGTGCCTCTGCAACCCCCGGCGGCGGCGCCGCTGTAGTCGCGGCACCGCCAGGGAAAG TTggaggaggtgttcctgtagaaGATCAGCCAGATGTGAGTGCAGTGTTATCTGCCTACAAACAGCAGGGGGACCCAGCGCTGTACGAGGAATACTACAGTGGACTGAAGCACTTTATTGAGTGTGCCCTAGACTGTCATCGGGCTGAATTATCCCAGTTGTTTTATCCTCTCTTTGTGCATATGTATTTGGAATTGGTCTACAACCAGCATGAGAATGAAGCAAAGTCTTTCTTTGAAAA GTTTCATGGGGATCAAGAGTGTTATTACCAGGATGACCTGCGTGTATTATCTAGTTTAACCAAAAAGGAGCACATGAAAGGGAACGAGACCATGCTGGATTTCCGAACAAGCAAGTTTGTGCTGCGCATTTCTCGTGACTCTTACCAACTCTTGAAGAGACATCTTCAGGAAAAACAGAACAATCAAATCTGGAACATTGTTCAGGAGCATCTGTACATTGATATCTTTGATGGAATGCCTCGCAGTAAACAACAGATAGATGCTATGGTGGGAAGCTTGGCAGGGGAGGCTAAAAGGGAGGCTAATAAAGCAAAG GTTTTCTTTGGCTTATTAAAAGAACCAGAGATTGAGGTGCCTTTGGATGATGAAGATGAAGAGGGGGAGAATGAGGAAggaaaaccaaaaaagaaaaaacctaaaAGAGAGAGCATGGGATCAAAAAGTAAAAAGCAAGACCCTAATGCTCCTCCACAAACCAG AATTCCTCTTCCTGAACTGAAAGACTCTGACAAGCTGGATAAAATAATGAATATGAAGGAAGCCACAAAACGTGTGCGTCTTGGTGCAGAATGTTTGCCTTCCATCTGTTTCTACACATTCCTTAATGCCTACCAG GGTCTTACTGCAGCGGATGTCACTGATGACTCTAGCATGATTGTAGGAGGCTTTGCTGACTCCACTGTAAGAGTATGGTCTGTGACACCAAAAAAGCTACGCAGCGTGAAATCAGCAGCAG ATCTCAGTCTCATAGACAAAGAATCAGATGATGTCTTGGAGAGGATCATGGATGAGAAAACAGCAAGCGAGTTGAAGATTTTATATGGTCACAGCGGACCTGTCTATGGTACCAGCTTCAGTCCTGATAG TCTGTGGGCTACGGATCACTATCAGCCTTTACGAATATTTGCTGGCCATCTTGCTGATGTCACATGTACCCGGTTTCACCCCAACTCCAACTATATTGCCACGGGCTCAGCAGACAGGACTGTACGACTCTGGGATGTTCTGAACGGGAACTGTGTAAGAATCTTCACTGGACATAAG GGACCAATTCATTCATTGGCATTTTCTCCTAATGGACGATTCCTGGCTACTGGAGCAACAGATGGAAGAGTGCTTCTGTGGGATATTGGCCATGGTTTGATGGTGGGAGAGTTGAAAGGGCACACTGATACAGTCTATGCACTCAGATTCAGTAGAGATGGGGAAATTTTAGCATCAG GTTCAATGGATAACACAGTCCGGCTGTGGGATGCTGTGAAAGTATTTGAAGACTTAGAAACTGATGATTTTACTACAGCCACTGGACATATAAATCTGCCTGAAAACTCACAGGACTTGCTGTTGGGTACATACATGAGCAAATCAACTCCAGTCATACACCTCCATTTTACCCGCAGAAACTTGCTACTAGCTTCAGGAGCATATAGTCCACAATAA
- the TAF5 gene encoding transcription initiation factor TFIID subunit 5 isoform X1, with protein sequence MAALPEEPAEVVVKPDPDGGVPPQPPPAPPPAAPPTTAPVEGEAAGAPGSGGEAAPPKPAPPGPAASPAPTDRQTLLAVLQFLRRNNLHESEDILRREARLLGEEVAAAALSPAGPGAQGTPGGETDATGGEALLSRVAAASGAAGGGVAAGASATPGGGAAVVAAPPGKVGGGVPVEDQPDVSAVLSAYKQQGDPALYEEYYSGLKHFIECALDCHRAELSQLFYPLFVHMYLELVYNQHENEAKSFFEKFHGDQECYYQDDLRVLSSLTKKEHMKGNETMLDFRTSKFVLRISRDSYQLLKRHLQEKQNNQIWNIVQEHLYIDIFDGMPRSKQQIDAMVGSLAGEAKREANKAKVFFGLLKEPEIEVPLDDEDEEGENEEGKPKKKKPKRESMGSKSKKQDPNAPPQTRIPLPELKDSDKLDKIMNMKEATKRVRLGAECLPSICFYTFLNAYQGLTAADVTDDSSMIVGGFADSTVRVWSVTPKKLRSVKSAADLSLIDKESDDVLERIMDEKTASELKILYGHSGPVYGTSFSPDRNYLLSCSEDGTVRLWSLQTFTCLVGYKGHNYPVWDTQFSPYGYYFVSGGHDRVARLWATDHYQPLRIFAGHLADVTCTRFHPNSNYIATGSADRTVRLWDVLNGNCVRIFTGHKGPIHSLAFSPNGRFLATGATDGRVLLWDIGHGLMVGELKGHTDTVYALRFSRDGEILASGSMDNTVRLWDAVKVFEDLETDDFTTATGHINLPENSQDLLLGTYMSKSTPVIHLHFTRRNLLLASGAYSPQ encoded by the exons ATGGCGGCTCTACCTGAGGAGCCGGCTGAAGTGGTGGTGAAGCCGGACCCGGACGGGGGTGTCCCGCCGCAGCCCCCTCCGGCTCCCCCGCCCGCCGCTCCCCCCACCACGGCGCCGGTGGAGGGGGAGGCGGCGGGGGCCCCGGGGAGCGGAGGGGAGGCCGCTCCCCCCAAGCCGGCCCCCCCGGGTCCGgccgcctcccccgcccccacggaCCGGCAGACCCTCCTGGCCGTGCTCCAGTTCCTGCGTCGCAACAACCTCCACGAGTCCGAGGACATCCTGCGCCGGGAGGCccggctgctgggggaggaggtggccgCGGCTGCCCTCAGCCCCGCGGGACCCGGCGCCCAGGGGACCCCGGGTGGGGAGACAGACGCCACCGGGGGCGAGGCGCTGCTCAGCCGGGTCGCCGCCGCCTCTGGAGCGGCCGGAGGGGGCGTCGCTGCTGGTGCCTCTGCAACCCCCGGCGGCGGCGCCGCTGTAGTCGCGGCACCGCCAGGGAAAG TTggaggaggtgttcctgtagaaGATCAGCCAGATGTGAGTGCAGTGTTATCTGCCTACAAACAGCAGGGGGACCCAGCGCTGTACGAGGAATACTACAGTGGACTGAAGCACTTTATTGAGTGTGCCCTAGACTGTCATCGGGCTGAATTATCCCAGTTGTTTTATCCTCTCTTTGTGCATATGTATTTGGAATTGGTCTACAACCAGCATGAGAATGAAGCAAAGTCTTTCTTTGAAAA GTTTCATGGGGATCAAGAGTGTTATTACCAGGATGACCTGCGTGTATTATCTAGTTTAACCAAAAAGGAGCACATGAAAGGGAACGAGACCATGCTGGATTTCCGAACAAGCAAGTTTGTGCTGCGCATTTCTCGTGACTCTTACCAACTCTTGAAGAGACATCTTCAGGAAAAACAGAACAATCAAATCTGGAACATTGTTCAGGAGCATCTGTACATTGATATCTTTGATGGAATGCCTCGCAGTAAACAACAGATAGATGCTATGGTGGGAAGCTTGGCAGGGGAGGCTAAAAGGGAGGCTAATAAAGCAAAG GTTTTCTTTGGCTTATTAAAAGAACCAGAGATTGAGGTGCCTTTGGATGATGAAGATGAAGAGGGGGAGAATGAGGAAggaaaaccaaaaaagaaaaaacctaaaAGAGAGAGCATGGGATCAAAAAGTAAAAAGCAAGACCCTAATGCTCCTCCACAAACCAG AATTCCTCTTCCTGAACTGAAAGACTCTGACAAGCTGGATAAAATAATGAATATGAAGGAAGCCACAAAACGTGTGCGTCTTGGTGCAGAATGTTTGCCTTCCATCTGTTTCTACACATTCCTTAATGCCTACCAG GGTCTTACTGCAGCGGATGTCACTGATGACTCTAGCATGATTGTAGGAGGCTTTGCTGACTCCACTGTAAGAGTATGGTCTGTGACACCAAAAAAGCTACGCAGCGTGAAATCAGCAGCAG ATCTCAGTCTCATAGACAAAGAATCAGATGATGTCTTGGAGAGGATCATGGATGAGAAAACAGCAAGCGAGTTGAAGATTTTATATGGTCACAGCGGACCTGTCTATGGTACCAGCTTCAGTCCTGATAG GAACTACCTCTTGTCCTGTTCAGAGGATGGCACTGTCAGATTGTGGAGCCTTCAAACATTCACTTGCCTCGTGGGATATAAAGGACACAACTATCCAGTGTGGGATACACAGTTCTCTCCCTATGGATATTACTTTGTATCAGGTGGACATGACAGAGTGGCTCG TCTGTGGGCTACGGATCACTATCAGCCTTTACGAATATTTGCTGGCCATCTTGCTGATGTCACATGTACCCGGTTTCACCCCAACTCCAACTATATTGCCACGGGCTCAGCAGACAGGACTGTACGACTCTGGGATGTTCTGAACGGGAACTGTGTAAGAATCTTCACTGGACATAAG GGACCAATTCATTCATTGGCATTTTCTCCTAATGGACGATTCCTGGCTACTGGAGCAACAGATGGAAGAGTGCTTCTGTGGGATATTGGCCATGGTTTGATGGTGGGAGAGTTGAAAGGGCACACTGATACAGTCTATGCACTCAGATTCAGTAGAGATGGGGAAATTTTAGCATCAG GTTCAATGGATAACACAGTCCGGCTGTGGGATGCTGTGAAAGTATTTGAAGACTTAGAAACTGATGATTTTACTACAGCCACTGGACATATAAATCTGCCTGAAAACTCACAGGACTTGCTGTTGGGTACATACATGAGCAAATCAACTCCAGTCATACACCTCCATTTTACCCGCAGAAACTTGCTACTAGCTTCAGGAGCATATAGTCCACAATAA